The following proteins are co-located in the Methylocystis sp. IM3 genome:
- a CDS encoding DUF7146 domain-containing protein: MESPTRTLSSGLAEHVEDVCRHYLSNGRRCGNYWIVGDVNNHVGRSLYVRLKGPLSGKGARGKWADGATGEYGDLLDLIRAREGLASFRDTLDEARRFLGAPRARSSGRRERHSSERDTVALAREIWTASRSIDGAPAEAYLRARKIAADLHDAPLRYHSALLYRDPKSPPQKLPALVAAVTDINGEIRGIHRTFLDLARNDKANVASPRRSLGAILGNGVRFGAIDDFAIIGEGIETVLSLSSAFPDIPTVAALSASHLAAWRPPSNLRRLVIAADNDEPGRSAAQRLSARIKEHLIDATTILPLGADFNGELRMTSRESMHDRVARLIWG; this comes from the coding sequence ATGGAAAGCCCAACTCGGACTCTGTCCAGCGGCCTCGCCGAGCATGTCGAGGACGTCTGCAGGCATTATCTCTCGAACGGTCGTCGGTGCGGCAATTACTGGATCGTCGGCGACGTGAACAACCACGTCGGCCGAAGCCTCTATGTGCGGCTCAAGGGCCCTCTCTCTGGTAAGGGAGCGCGCGGCAAATGGGCTGATGGCGCGACAGGCGAATATGGCGACCTTCTTGATCTCATTCGCGCGCGAGAGGGGCTCGCGTCCTTTCGCGATACGCTCGACGAGGCGCGGCGCTTTTTGGGGGCGCCGCGCGCAAGAAGTTCGGGGCGACGAGAGAGACATTCGAGCGAGCGCGATACCGTTGCGCTCGCTCGAGAGATTTGGACGGCGTCGCGGTCGATCGACGGCGCGCCAGCGGAGGCCTATCTCCGCGCGCGGAAAATCGCCGCCGATCTTCACGACGCACCGCTGCGCTATCACTCGGCGCTGCTTTACCGCGATCCCAAATCTCCGCCCCAAAAATTGCCGGCGCTCGTCGCCGCCGTCACCGACATCAACGGCGAGATCAGGGGCATTCATCGAACCTTTCTCGATCTGGCGCGTAACGACAAGGCGAACGTCGCTTCGCCGCGACGTTCGCTCGGAGCCATACTCGGCAACGGCGTACGTTTCGGCGCCATCGATGACTTCGCCATCATCGGCGAAGGAATTGAAACGGTCCTCTCGCTCAGCAGCGCTTTTCCCGACATTCCGACTGTCGCGGCGCTTTCCGCCTCGCATCTTGCCGCTTGGCGTCCGCCATCGAACTTACGACGGCTTGTCATTGCCGCCGACAATGATGAGCCAGGTCGAAGCGCTGCGCAGAGACTGTCCGCGCGAATAAAAGAACATCTCATCGACGCGACGACGATTCTTCCGCTCGGCGCTGACTTCAACGGCGAGCTGCGTATGACCTCGCGCGAAAGCATGCACGACCGGGTTGCGCGGCTGATTTGGGGCTGA
- a CDS encoding helix-turn-helix transcriptional regulator: MAKPITRPYSRYSHDAVVMLGQLIRRARIERKMTTTELAERAGLSRGLVQRIEKGDPGCGIGAVFEAAAIVGVRLFDADQTALTNAIGANTAILTLLPKAVRVSKVEAKYDF; the protein is encoded by the coding sequence ATGGCCAAGCCGATAACCCGTCCCTATTCCCGCTATAGCCACGACGCGGTCGTCATGCTGGGGCAGCTGATCCGCCGCGCCCGCATCGAACGGAAGATGACGACGACCGAACTGGCCGAGCGCGCCGGGTTGTCTCGTGGACTCGTGCAAAGGATCGAGAAGGGAGATCCGGGCTGCGGGATCGGCGCCGTGTTCGAGGCCGCGGCTATCGTCGGCGTGCGCCTCTTCGACGCCGATCAGACCGCGCTGACGAACGCGATCGGAGCCAACACGGCAATACTCACGCTTCTGCCCAAGGCGGTGCGCGTTTCCAAGGTCGAGGCCAAGTATGACTTCTGA
- a CDS encoding type II toxin-antitoxin system HipA family toxin codes for MTSDASPKEAFVWVWLPGEIEPVVAGRLAAAGDQLLFNYGRSFLARKNAIPLYEPELPLRAGVLPLLTGLRMPSCIRDAAPDAWGRRVILNRRLGAKGPGIDVASLDELTYLLESGSDRIGALDFQASATRYVAREAAPASLDELATATASIEAGIPLTPELDQALLHGTSIGGARPKAMIASGDRKYVAKFSSQSDLYSVVKAEYVAMRLAAESGLDVARVALQRAAGKDVLLVERFDREKGAEGWRRRAMVSALTLLELDEMMARYASYEDLATVIRHRFAAPRETLRELFGRMLFNVLCGNTDDHARNHSAFWDGEKLALTPAYDICPQARAGGEATQAMLIGGGERLSRIGLCLDAAPLFLLSQEEALAVARRQITTIRDRWVDVCAEAALTDVDRSLLWRRQFLHPFAFEGAPSSLSALLA; via the coding sequence ATGACTTCTGACGCCAGTCCGAAAGAAGCGTTCGTCTGGGTCTGGCTGCCCGGCGAGATCGAACCGGTCGTCGCCGGCAGGCTCGCCGCCGCGGGCGATCAGCTGCTGTTCAATTACGGGCGCAGCTTTCTCGCCAGGAAGAACGCAATCCCGCTTTATGAACCCGAACTGCCGCTGCGAGCCGGCGTGTTGCCGCTTCTGACTGGATTGCGGATGCCGAGCTGCATCCGAGACGCGGCGCCGGATGCTTGGGGCCGGCGCGTCATCCTCAATCGGAGACTCGGCGCTAAGGGGCCCGGTATCGATGTCGCTTCGCTCGACGAGCTTACCTACCTCCTCGAATCTGGCTCCGACCGGATCGGCGCCCTGGATTTTCAGGCGTCCGCTACCCGCTACGTCGCCCGTGAGGCGGCGCCAGCCTCGCTCGACGAGCTAGCAACTGCCACCGCGAGCATCGAAGCGGGCATCCCTCTAACCCCGGAGCTCGATCAGGCGCTGTTGCATGGCACCTCCATCGGCGGCGCTCGTCCGAAGGCGATGATCGCGTCGGGAGATCGGAAATACGTTGCGAAGTTCTCTTCGCAAAGCGACCTCTACAGCGTCGTCAAAGCTGAATACGTGGCGATGCGTCTTGCGGCCGAGAGCGGGCTGGACGTGGCGCGGGTGGCCTTGCAGCGGGCAGCCGGCAAGGACGTACTGCTCGTCGAGCGTTTCGACCGGGAGAAAGGCGCAGAGGGTTGGCGCCGTCGCGCGATGGTCTCCGCTTTGACGCTGCTCGAGCTCGACGAGATGATGGCCCGCTACGCCAGCTACGAAGACCTGGCGACCGTCATCCGTCACCGCTTCGCGGCTCCGAGGGAAACCTTGAGGGAGTTGTTCGGCCGCATGCTGTTCAACGTCTTGTGCGGCAACACTGACGATCACGCTAGAAATCATTCGGCCTTCTGGGACGGCGAGAAGCTGGCGCTCACACCGGCCTATGACATCTGCCCCCAGGCGCGGGCCGGCGGCGAAGCAACCCAGGCGATGCTGATCGGCGGTGGCGAGCGGCTGAGTCGCATCGGCCTGTGCCTCGACGCGGCCCCGCTGTTTTTGCTGTCGCAGGAAGAGGCACTGGCTGTGGCGCGGCGTCAGATCACGACGATCCGTGATCGGTGGGTGGATGTCTGCGCCGAAGCCGCCCTCACCGACGTGGATCGAAGCCTGCTGTGGCGAAGGCAATTCTTGCATCCGTTCGCTTTCGAAGGCGCCCCGTCCTCGCTCTCAGCGCTGCTGGCGTAA
- a CDS encoding DUF2493 domain-containing protein encodes MNDEFASRSFETIAPDHDASSPSSHLLDELASHGYRPLDDEPDPRPLPSSDAASLALESAVEALSSLFLDTRLEADLPDLLWSFVNLFHRKAQRVDRELDDNETTQRRSQAEQDGSEIRSVELERLIAQGLTLTERRNAFEFFRDHLAELYATETGSSWRPRSGSQVNHRALTAAMIDSRDFLNAKKLAETQLLLPPGPRIAFTGGADFNDHQRIWDTLDKAHAKHPGMVLIHGAGPKGAERIAACWADNRKVPQVAFKPEWTRHKNAAPFKRNDAMLEALPIGVIVFPGSGIVENLADKARKMGIPVWRFAKEGA; translated from the coding sequence ATGAACGATGAATTCGCCTCTCGGTCCTTCGAGACCATTGCTCCCGACCATGACGCTTCATCTCCTTCTTCGCACCTTCTGGACGAACTGGCTTCACACGGCTATCGCCCCCTGGACGACGAACCGGATCCGCGCCCCCTGCCGTCTTCTGACGCCGCGTCCCTTGCGCTCGAGTCCGCCGTCGAAGCCTTGTCGAGCCTCTTTCTTGATACCCGCCTCGAGGCCGATCTTCCCGATCTCCTGTGGTCCTTCGTCAATCTTTTCCATCGCAAGGCGCAGCGCGTCGACCGCGAACTCGACGACAACGAAACCACGCAGCGGCGTTCGCAGGCCGAACAGGACGGCTCGGAAATCCGCTCAGTCGAACTTGAGCGGCTGATCGCGCAAGGGCTCACACTCACCGAACGACGCAACGCCTTCGAATTCTTCCGCGACCATCTCGCAGAACTCTACGCGACCGAGACCGGTTCGTCTTGGCGTCCACGCTCGGGATCGCAGGTCAATCACCGCGCCCTGACGGCGGCCATGATCGACAGCCGGGATTTTCTGAACGCCAAAAAGCTCGCCGAGACGCAGCTGCTTTTGCCGCCTGGTCCTCGCATCGCGTTCACAGGGGGAGCTGATTTCAACGATCATCAACGGATCTGGGATACGCTCGATAAGGCACACGCAAAGCACCCGGGCATGGTCCTAATCCACGGAGCCGGGCCGAAGGGCGCGGAGCGTATCGCCGCCTGCTGGGCGGACAACCGTAAGGTTCCTCAGGTCGCCTTCAAACCGGAGTGGACGCGACACAAGAACGCCGCGCCCTTCAAGCGCAACGACGCGATGCTCGAGGCCCTGCCCATCGGGGTCATCGTCTTCCCGGGATCTGGGATCGTCGAGAACCTCGCCGATAAGGCCCGCAAGATGGGGATCCCGGTGTGGCGGTTTGCGAAGGAGGGCGCATGA
- a CDS encoding WGR domain-containing protein, producing the protein MLRSRADRGELCRLKSREGSNVASSQQLVRHLIGMSSTHDLSQQPGLAILLHRIAPARNMRRFYRINILSDLFGSVPLMKQWESIGSTRQSQVWRFEEAATAHAALFAHARHKERRGCAAPAE; encoded by the coding sequence ATGCTACGCAGCCGCGCTGATCGCGGCGAACTGTGTCGACTGAAATCCCGTGAGGGCAGCAATGTTGCGAGCTCGCAACAATTGGTGCGTCATCTAATTGGCATGTCGAGCACCCATGACTTGTCGCAGCAACCTGGGCTCGCGATTCTCCTCCACCGCATTGCCCCTGCGCGCAATATGCGCCGCTTCTATCGCATCAATATCCTGTCCGATCTTTTCGGCAGCGTGCCGCTCATGAAGCAATGGGAGAGCATCGGCTCTACCAGACAAAGCCAGGTGTGGCGATTTGAGGAGGCGGCGACCGCCCATGCGGCGCTGTTCGCGCATGCGCGTCATAAGGAGAGGCGGGGCTGTGCGGCACCGGCAGAGTAG
- the repA gene encoding plasmid partitioning protein RepA — protein MDARADTTTKIDHFTEVLSRELLSLRTRLYPPSSQKTFGRTFTTNDLVRLLKVPESTLRSMTLEGKGPQPARLENNRRVYTLEQVSELRSYLAEVRPEEALTLKPWRRGKEQLQIVTCTNFKGGSSKTTSSVHLAHYLAIQGYRVLCIDLDPQASLTSLFGLQPEFDVGPDETAYAAIRYNDHKPFKAVIRKTYIPGVAIVPGNLELMEFEHDTARALASRERDDLGLFFMRLKKSIDQVAQDFDVAILDTPPNLGFGTLAGLFAATILIITVHPAMLDVASMNQYLIMLRDLAGELARNGARLEQDWIRFLITRHTPNDGPQAHIVGLLRHLFDEHVFVSTAVESTSVAAAGLAKKSLYELEAGEVPRESLKRALESMDSVNAEILALIHKSWGRS, from the coding sequence ATGGACGCTAGAGCAGATACGACGACAAAGATCGACCACTTCACAGAAGTTCTGTCCAGAGAACTGCTGTCTCTGCGAACGCGCCTCTATCCGCCGTCTTCCCAGAAAACTTTCGGACGCACCTTCACCACGAACGACCTTGTGCGCCTGCTCAAGGTTCCCGAGTCTACGCTTCGGTCCATGACGCTTGAGGGGAAAGGCCCGCAGCCTGCGCGCCTTGAGAATAACCGCCGCGTCTATACGCTCGAACAGGTTTCTGAGCTGCGATCCTATCTGGCCGAAGTGAGGCCAGAGGAAGCGTTGACCCTGAAGCCGTGGAGACGAGGCAAGGAACAGCTTCAGATCGTCACTTGTACAAACTTCAAAGGAGGATCGTCCAAGACGACATCGAGCGTGCATCTCGCGCATTATCTGGCCATTCAGGGCTATCGCGTTCTGTGCATCGACCTTGATCCGCAAGCCTCCCTGACCAGCCTGTTTGGACTTCAGCCGGAATTTGACGTAGGTCCGGACGAAACCGCGTACGCGGCAATCCGGTACAACGACCATAAGCCTTTCAAGGCAGTCATTCGGAAGACTTATATCCCTGGTGTCGCGATCGTCCCCGGCAATCTCGAACTGATGGAGTTCGAGCACGATACTGCACGCGCACTCGCATCGCGGGAGCGAGACGACCTCGGTCTTTTCTTCATGAGGCTGAAAAAGTCAATCGATCAGGTGGCCCAAGACTTCGATGTGGCGATCCTCGACACGCCACCTAATCTTGGCTTTGGCACTCTCGCCGGCCTTTTTGCGGCGACGATCCTTATCATCACCGTCCATCCAGCAATGCTCGATGTGGCGAGCATGAATCAATATCTGATCATGCTCCGTGATCTCGCAGGGGAATTGGCCCGAAACGGAGCGAGGCTGGAACAGGATTGGATCCGTTTCCTGATCACGAGACACACCCCGAACGACGGGCCACAGGCACATATTGTCGGCCTGCTGCGTCACCTCTTCGACGAACATGTTTTCGTGTCGACCGCGGTCGAGAGCACCTCGGTCGCCGCCGCCGGGCTCGCTAAAAAGTCGCTCTACGAGCTTGAAGCCGGCGAGGTGCCGCGGGAATCGCTGAAAAGGGCGTTAGAAAGCATGGACAGCGTGAACGCGGAAATACTGGCGCTCATACATAAGTCATGGGGGCGGTCATGA
- the repB gene encoding plasmid partitioning protein RepB, translated as MRKPSILSKLGAAAPFAASSELPVATQQPRPRVSSTAIAGLSRSLDDLAADSVATLDAGIIDPSPFGDRLEQDEEALNLLVASIESEGQRLPVLVRPHPEKEGRYQLAYGHRRLQALRSLNRKVRAFVRPLSDAELILEQGAENGGREALTWIERALFAKEMEAQGLSPKTIWTTLGVDRSGLSRMRSVVDAIPAHLIRAIGRAPGIGQPRWQDLADAFARDEARNRVALVVEGNEFASLASDQKFITILRAVEEQARRAPRLDRKEIMSATGKQIAYVSATAKGQTFAISKSEAQFSAWLAENLPDLYRQFQDRNASEAPDVASSQH; from the coding sequence ATGAGGAAACCCTCGATCCTGAGTAAGCTTGGCGCCGCCGCACCTTTCGCCGCGTCGTCGGAGCTTCCCGTCGCAACGCAGCAGCCACGCCCGCGTGTCTCGTCAACCGCGATCGCGGGGCTAAGCCGTAGCCTTGACGACCTCGCAGCGGATTCCGTCGCGACACTTGACGCAGGGATCATCGATCCGTCCCCCTTTGGCGACCGTTTGGAACAAGACGAGGAGGCACTCAACCTGCTCGTCGCCTCGATCGAATCCGAAGGCCAACGGCTCCCTGTCCTTGTCAGGCCACACCCAGAAAAGGAGGGTAGATACCAGCTCGCCTACGGGCATCGCCGGCTCCAGGCTCTTCGGTCGCTGAATCGAAAGGTTCGGGCCTTCGTCCGGCCTCTGTCTGACGCCGAGCTCATTCTTGAACAGGGGGCCGAGAACGGTGGGCGGGAGGCGCTGACATGGATCGAGCGGGCGCTCTTCGCGAAGGAAATGGAGGCGCAGGGGCTCTCGCCCAAGACGATCTGGACGACTCTTGGCGTGGACAGATCTGGGCTCTCCAGAATGAGGTCTGTGGTCGACGCTATCCCTGCCCATCTTATCCGCGCCATCGGGCGAGCCCCCGGCATCGGGCAGCCGCGATGGCAGGATTTGGCGGATGCCTTTGCAAGAGACGAAGCTAGAAACCGGGTCGCCCTTGTCGTTGAAGGCAATGAATTCGCATCTCTTGCCTCGGACCAGAAATTCATCACAATCCTCCGGGCGGTTGAAGAGCAGGCCAGGCGCGCGCCGCGCTTGGATCGCAAGGAGATTATGAGCGCGACGGGCAAGCAGATCGCTTACGTTTCCGCGACGGCCAAAGGGCAGACCTTTGCGATCTCTAAAAGTGAAGCCCAATTCTCGGCATGGCTGGCGGAGAATCTACCGGACTTGTACCGACAGTTTCAGGACCGGAACGCTTCGGAGGCGCCCGATGTTGCGAGCTCGCAACATTAG
- the repC gene encoding plasmid replication protein RepC, translated as MQRQATTPFGRRSLSLAMVASQAATKEFTSRPDASETVVHKWRLFRALTEAKAPLGVTDRALSVLHALLSFHQETALTLPEKNANPSDSEAAPELIVFPSNKELSIRAHGMAPATLRRHIAMLVEAGLIIRRDSPNGKRFARRGQGGEIADAFGFDLTPLVARAAEIENLAEEIRAENRAMALLREKITLARRDIAKMIETAIEEGVPGDWQARHGDYQGLASRRARKMTRTDLEALATELGALAGEINTSLENHVKRQNMTANESQTERHIQNQTTNISDLEPSLREGRGAASGVNNGGSGAPSAPEPEISATEPSRLDVKPQPPRSYPLGMVLDACPDILDFALSGISSWRDLIATAGTVRSALGVSPDAWSQALDVLGEHDAAVVIAAILQRGEEIKSAGGYLRVLTAKARAGEFSLGPVLMALLRGKAAKAARERKRAG; from the coding sequence ATGCAAAGACAAGCAACGACGCCCTTTGGGCGGCGATCGCTGTCGCTCGCCATGGTGGCGAGCCAGGCGGCGACGAAAGAATTCACGTCACGCCCCGATGCGTCAGAAACCGTCGTCCATAAATGGCGGCTATTTCGGGCGCTGACGGAGGCGAAAGCGCCGCTTGGCGTCACCGACCGGGCGCTATCGGTTTTGCATGCGCTGCTGAGCTTCCATCAGGAGACGGCGCTGACGCTTCCTGAGAAGAACGCCAATCCTTCGGATAGTGAGGCGGCCCCCGAGCTCATCGTTTTTCCGTCGAACAAGGAGCTATCGATCCGCGCTCACGGGATGGCGCCGGCGACGTTGCGCCGGCATATCGCCATGCTGGTCGAGGCCGGGCTGATTATTCGGCGCGACTCGCCCAATGGCAAACGTTTCGCGCGGCGAGGGCAGGGGGGCGAGATCGCGGACGCCTTTGGCTTCGATCTCACCCCGCTCGTCGCTCGCGCCGCTGAAATCGAGAATCTCGCCGAGGAGATCCGCGCTGAAAACCGCGCCATGGCGCTGCTGCGCGAAAAGATCACTCTGGCGCGGCGGGACATCGCCAAGATGATCGAGACGGCGATAGAAGAGGGCGTTCCGGGCGATTGGCAGGCCCGCCACGGCGACTACCAGGGGCTCGCCAGTCGCCGGGCGCGCAAGATGACGAGGACAGACCTGGAGGCCTTGGCGACGGAACTTGGCGCTCTCGCCGGCGAGATCAATACTTCGCTGGAAAATCACGTAAAACGGCAGAATATGACCGCCAATGAGTCTCAGACTGAGCGGCATATACAGAATCAAACCACAAACATTTCTGATCTTGAACCTAGCCTTCGAGAAGGCCGGGGCGCAGCTTCCGGAGTGAACAACGGAGGTTCGGGGGCTCCATCAGCGCCAGAGCCTGAAATCAGTGCAACCGAACCCTCCAGATTGGACGTCAAACCGCAACCGCCGCGAAGCTATCCACTCGGAATGGTCCTCGACGCCTGCCCCGATATCCTGGACTTTGCGCTAAGCGGGATTTCTTCCTGGCGGGATCTCATCGCGACGGCGGGGACAGTGCGATCGGCTTTGGGCGTTTCGCCCGACGCCTGGTCGCAGGCGCTCGACGTCTTGGGCGAGCACGACGCCGCGGTGGTCATCGCCGCAATTCTCCAGCGTGGCGAGGAAATCAAATCCGCGGGCGGCTATCTGCGCGTTCTGACCGCGAAAGCGAGGGCAGGGGAGTTTTCACTGGGGCCTGTGCTGATGGCGCTGCTGCGCGGGAAGGCCGCAAAAGCAGCGCGCGAGCGAAAACGAGCGGGATGA
- a CDS encoding WGR domain-containing protein — MTDALPGIRLAIVDAILLHRIDPAKNMHRFYRLDIAPDLFGRWCSVADGDGSAAPAFCATLFSTTWRKRWRLWSGSGALKERRGYVAR, encoded by the coding sequence TTGACCGATGCTCTGCCGGGAATCAGACTCGCGATCGTGGACGCCATCCTTTTGCATCGCATAGACCCAGCCAAGAACATGCACCGGTTCTACCGCCTCGATATCGCGCCTGATCTATTCGGGCGCTGGTGTTCGGTCGCGGATGGGGACGGATCGGCCGCGCCAGCCTTCTGCGCAACACTGTTTTCGACGACATGGCGCAAGCGATGGAGGCTCTGGTCCGGCAGCGGCGCTTTGAAGGAGCGTCGCGGCTATGTCGCCCGGTGA